From a single Rhinolophus ferrumequinum isolate MPI-CBG mRhiFer1 chromosome 15, mRhiFer1_v1.p, whole genome shotgun sequence genomic region:
- the KDELR1 gene encoding ER lumen protein-retaining receptor 1 has product MNLFRFLGDLSHLLAIILLLLKIWKSRSCAGISGKSQVLFAVVFTARYLDLFTNYISLYNTCMKVVYIACSFTTVWMIYSKFKATYDGNHDTFRVEFLVVPTAILAFLVNHDFTPLEILWTFSIYLESVAILPQLFMVSKTGEAETITSHYLFALGVYRTLYLFNWIWRYHFEGFFDLIAIVAGLVQTVLYCDFFYLYITKVLKGKKLSLPA; this is encoded by the exons ATGAATCTCTTCCGATTCCTGGGAGACCTCTCCCACCTCCTAGCCATCATCTTGCTACTGCTCAAAATCTGGAAGTCCCGCTCGTGTGCCG GGATTTCAGGCAAGAGCCAGGTCCTGTTTGCTGTGGTGTTCACTGCCCGTTACCTGGACCTTTTCACCAACTACATCTCACTCTACAACACGTGCATGAAG GTGGTCTATATTGCCTGCTCCTTCACCACAGTCTGGATGATTTACAGCAAGTTCAAAGCCACTTATGATGGGAACCACGACACATTTCGGGTGGAGTTCCTTGTTGTTCCCACGGCCATCCTGGCGTTCCTGGTCAACCATGACTTTACCCCTCTAGAG ATCCTCTGGACCTTCTCCATCTATCTGGAGTCAGTGGCCATCCTGCCGCAGCTCTTCATGGTGAGCAAGACAGGCGAGGCAGAGACCATCACCAGCCACTACCTGTTTGCGTTGGGCGTCTACCGCACGCTCTATCTCTTTAACTGGATCTGGCGCTATCACTTCGAGGGCTTCTTCGACCTCATCGCCATTGTGGCCGGCCTGGTCCAGACAGTCCTGTACTGCGATTTCTTCTACCTCTACATTACCAAAG TCCTAAAGGGGAAGAAGCTGAGTTTGCCAGCGTAG